One Bartonella tribocorum CIP 105476 genomic window carries:
- a CDS encoding DUF6421 family protein, with translation MKKSEALLSIVNLVDKFRMRQERDGSIKEPTLADNNMISELITLLNHHANILDGLSPKLLAITSEDLHQWMLSGFTTPPKFDNTLAAFKAPLPDAPLFFLAPMRATNGPDPEGFRLELVTGYRHETTYLADASKYTNNYVSPFQCIKMGIASKGFLEGNCIVLFPESVATAKKIDKQAFALFFFSKFFDIYNKQTIVEAERLLGRDSKFLFGQLYSRNLSKEDIYDIRCLWGYYHDYAHHTGPRPLDKNLYIKLNWFTGLLEEIKVDLITVRMMLQNHPKFWKEITEFVLLERIFRYPKGSDQHMTFDAGTGILLFEILMRNKALIETDRGYLQFDLERLEAVIVLMIADIEALETLDDDAYLAGAKDYIQNNLGKPQTSQSRFNFSTSSYAQRVIGGLSH, from the coding sequence ATGAAAAAATCTGAAGCACTTCTTTCCATTGTTAACTTGGTTGACAAATTCCGTATGCGCCAAGAACGAGATGGGAGTATTAAGGAACCAACTCTAGCAGATAATAATATGATCAGTGAATTGATCACTCTGCTGAATCACCATGCCAATATTCTGGACGGACTATCTCCAAAACTTTTAGCGATCACTTCTGAGGATCTTCATCAGTGGATGCTCAGTGGTTTCACTACTCCTCCTAAATTTGATAACACTTTAGCTGCTTTCAAAGCACCATTACCAGATGCTCCCTTGTTTTTCTTGGCTCCCATGCGTGCAACGAACGGTCCTGATCCAGAAGGATTCCGGCTGGAATTAGTTACAGGATATCGTCATGAAACGACCTATCTTGCTGATGCCTCAAAATATACCAATAATTATGTATCACCATTTCAATGTATAAAAATGGGAATAGCATCAAAGGGGTTTTTAGAAGGCAATTGCATTGTTCTATTCCCAGAATCTGTGGCAACCGCTAAAAAAATTGATAAGCAAGCATTTGCTTTGTTTTTTTTCAGCAAATTCTTTGATATTTACAACAAGCAGACAATTGTGGAAGCTGAACGTTTACTCGGTCGCGATAGTAAATTTCTGTTCGGTCAATTGTATAGTCGTAACTTATCTAAAGAGGACATTTATGATATTCGCTGTTTGTGGGGCTATTATCATGACTATGCACATCATACCGGACCGCGGCCATTGGATAAAAATCTATATATAAAATTAAATTGGTTTACAGGTCTTCTAGAAGAAATTAAAGTTGATTTAATTACAGTGCGTATGATGCTACAAAATCATCCAAAATTTTGGAAAGAAATAACTGAGTTTGTCCTCTTAGAACGCATATTCCGTTATCCAAAAGGTTCTGATCAACATATGACATTCGATGCTGGTACAGGAATCTTACTTTTTGAAATATTGATGCGTAACAAAGCATTGATTGAAACGGATCGGGGGTATCTTCAATTTGATTTGGAGCGTCTTGAAGCAGTAATAGTATTGATGATAGCAGATATAGAAGCACTTGAAACATTAGATGATGATGCTTATTTGGCAGGCGCTAAAGATTATATCCAAAATAATCTTGGAAAACCGCAAACTTCACAGTCAAGATTTAATTTTTCAACTTCATCTTATGCACAGCGCGTTATTGGGGGATTAAGTCATTGA
- a CDS encoding DMT family transporter, with protein sequence MSFLKGRLFLFTFAILALFSISWLLSKNLVSNIPVMHAVGLRLFATAAALWLIALLREKAVFRSLPLLSMIPPFFILSVLGFSLYFVCSFGALKSLKASDLTMVLATIPGITYILGILTNSLMFSWFKLIGMIIVSIAAIAFNINSVEGEYYSLIGIALALTAALSYSAYGLLSKRYLKNLPLLTSLAWITTISAASFMPLFIFDPAPILYLNLEDIFKILILGTICSAPVYVLYQKVLAEGGVLYANTIGVLSPFAVVACEWIIGSSTSLNIIKIIAMMMAVIGMTLLFIDASKVSEWQQKRRAQNSKFNEETQ encoded by the coding sequence TTGAGTTTCTTAAAAGGACGGTTATTCTTATTTACTTTTGCCATTCTCGCATTGTTTTCCATAAGTTGGTTATTATCTAAGAATTTGGTGAGCAATATACCAGTCATGCATGCGGTTGGACTGAGGTTGTTTGCTACTGCCGCCGCCTTATGGTTGATTGCACTATTGCGTGAGAAAGCTGTTTTCAGATCCCTACCATTACTTTCCATGATCCCTCCTTTTTTCATTCTATCAGTGTTAGGATTCTCGCTGTACTTTGTATGCAGCTTTGGTGCATTAAAATCGCTCAAAGCCAGTGATTTAACCATGGTTCTCGCCACTATTCCAGGAATTACCTATATATTGGGGATATTGACGAATAGCCTTATGTTTTCATGGTTCAAGCTTATCGGTATGATCATTGTCAGTATAGCTGCTATAGCATTCAATATAAACAGTGTAGAGGGGGAATATTACAGCCTCATAGGAATAGCTCTTGCTTTAACAGCAGCGCTTTCTTACTCTGCTTATGGCTTATTGTCTAAACGTTATCTTAAAAATTTACCTTTGCTCACCTCACTGGCTTGGATCACGACAATTTCTGCAGCGTCATTTATGCCGTTATTCATTTTTGATCCTGCTCCAATCTTATATCTTAATTTAGAAGATATATTTAAGATTTTGATTTTAGGAACTATTTGCTCAGCACCAGTTTACGTTTTGTACCAAAAAGTTTTAGCTGAGGGAGGTGTATTATACGCCAACACTATTGGTGTATTATCTCCTTTTGCAGTCGTTGCATGTGAATGGATAATTGGCTCGAGCACCTCTCTCAATATTATCAAAATAATTGCTATGATGATGGCTGTTATAGGAATGACACTCTTATTTATAG